In Chrysiogenia bacterium, the sequence TCAAGAACTCGCGGGTGATCGGCCGGCGCTTCAAGGTCGTTCACGTTCACTTCGGAAAAGACCGCATCGTGGAGGTCTCTACCTTCCGCAGCCAACCCGAGGACGTTGCGCCCGACGCCAACAAGGAAGAGGAAGCCGCGGAGGCCGCCGCCGAAGAGGAAACCGAAGAAGAGGACGACGGCCCCAGGCGCCGCCGCATCAACGAGAACACCTTCGGCACCGAGCAGGAGGACGCGCTTCGCCGCGACCTGACCATCAACGGCCTGTTCTACGACATCGGGACCTTTTCGATCATCGACTACGTGGGCGGCCTGCGCGACCTGCACCAGGGCGTCATCCGTATCATCGGCGATCCCAAGGAGCGTCTTGAGGAAGACCCCGTGCGCATCATCCGCGCCATCCGGCATGCCGCACGTACCGATTTCACCATCGAGCCGGCGACCGCGAAGGCCATCCGCGACGCCCATCAACTGCTTCCCACCTGCGCGCCCGCGCGTGTGTTCGAGGAATTCCTGCGCGAGCTGCGCGGCGGCTACGCCTACGAATCATTCCGCCGCATGTGCGAGATGGAAGTGCTGAAAACGCTCTACCCCCAGCTCGCCGCGCATCTTGGCAAGGCTCCGCGCAAGGATCCCGAGCCCGGCTCGCCGTGGTTCCTGCTTGAGAGCGTCGATCGCCTGCGCGCCGAGCGCGGCCCC encodes:
- the pcnB gene encoding polynucleotide adenylyltransferase PcnB, translating into MEAKHPAPLVIPRAEHPISRQKVSPDALKVLYRLYRNGYKAYLVGGSVRDLLLKREPKDFDIATDAHPREVNQLFKNSRVIGRRFKVVHVHFGKDRIVEVSTFRSQPEDVAPDANKEEEAAEAAAEEETEEEDDGPRRRRINENTFGTEQEDALRRDLTINGLFYDIGTFSIIDYVGGLRDLHQGVIRIIGDPKERLEEDPVRIIRAIRHAARTDFTIEPATAKAIRDAHQLLPTCAPARVFEEFLRELRGGYAYESFRRMCEMEVLKTLYPQLAAHLGKAPRKDPEPGSPWFLLESVDRLRAERGPVPDSILLGVILASMLRSPIDAACETEATKAEVSQRIEKLRRSADAVLTDMGIPRKIAGAVVGHLVGLSRVRRALMMQNLGPSVRGKSYFADAYATYEIDAIARGEMPVDPEHLTLVANQRANRRKSSKRGPRRRKKKAAKAQ